In Curtobacterium sp. TC1, the following proteins share a genomic window:
- a CDS encoding GNAT family N-acetyltransferase codes for MDEVTVAVLDLASVEAVERREPAGRQYVRPAFAAQTRGEQTVLVAWIEGVPVGSGEVTADARPELRNLRVDADRRGQGVGTRLIAAAEALATDRGVLRIGVALEASEYLEKDLPARA; via the coding sequence GTCGCGGTCCTCGACCTGGCATCGGTCGAGGCAGTCGAGCGGCGCGAGCCCGCGGGCAGGCAGTATGTACGCCCCGCGTTCGCGGCCCAGACGCGCGGCGAGCAGACCGTCCTGGTCGCGTGGATCGAGGGGGTGCCAGTCGGCTCGGGCGAGGTGACCGCTGATGCCCGGCCCGAGCTCCGGAACCTCCGCGTCGACGCGGACCGGAGAGGTCAGGGCGTCGGGACCCGCCTCATCGCGGCGGCCGAGGCGCTGGCCACCGACCGGGGCGTGCTGCGGATCGGAGTCGCGCTCGAGGCGTCCGAGTACCTCGAGAAGGACCTGCCCGCGCGGGCGTAG
- a CDS encoding biotin/lipoate A/B protein ligase family protein — MHGEYKVPGGKLVVVDLDVVDGDIREFRLAGDFFLEPDDALPLIDTAVNGLPATTDAAGIAAAVRAALPADAVLLGFTPESVGVAVRRALSRASTWRDYDWQIIHEGPISPNEHLALDQVLTEEVGAGRRGPTLRIWEWDQPAVVIGSFQSLKNEVDPAGAEKYGVEVVRRISGGGAMFMDAGAIISYSLYVPADLVQGMTFADSYAYLDEWVIEALKSLGIDAYYQPLNDITSAKGKIGGAAQKRLGTGSLLHHATMSYDMDGEKMVQVLRIGREKMSDKGTTSAAKRVDPLRSQTGLSRAEIIDRLVGTFTKLYGATPGAVTDAEREKAQELVRTKFATKEWLERVP; from the coding sequence GTGCACGGTGAGTACAAGGTCCCAGGCGGAAAACTGGTCGTCGTCGACCTCGACGTGGTCGACGGAGACATCCGGGAGTTCCGGCTCGCCGGCGACTTCTTCCTCGAACCCGACGACGCGCTGCCGCTCATCGACACGGCCGTCAACGGACTGCCCGCGACGACCGACGCCGCCGGCATCGCCGCGGCCGTCCGTGCCGCGCTCCCTGCTGACGCCGTGCTGCTCGGCTTCACCCCCGAGTCGGTCGGGGTCGCCGTCCGCCGCGCGCTGTCCCGTGCCTCGACCTGGCGCGACTACGACTGGCAGATCATCCACGAGGGTCCGATCAGCCCGAACGAGCACCTCGCGCTCGACCAGGTGCTGACCGAAGAGGTCGGCGCCGGTCGCCGCGGTCCGACCCTGCGCATCTGGGAGTGGGACCAGCCCGCGGTCGTCATCGGGTCGTTCCAGTCGCTGAAGAACGAGGTCGACCCGGCCGGTGCCGAGAAGTACGGCGTCGAGGTCGTCCGGCGGATCTCCGGCGGTGGCGCGATGTTCATGGACGCCGGCGCGATCATCTCGTACTCGCTCTACGTCCCCGCCGACCTGGTGCAGGGCATGACGTTCGCGGACTCCTACGCCTACCTGGACGAGTGGGTGATCGAGGCGCTGAAGTCCCTCGGCATCGACGCGTACTACCAGCCGCTCAACGACATCACCTCGGCCAAGGGCAAGATCGGCGGCGCCGCGCAGAAGCGCCTCGGCACCGGTTCCCTGCTCCACCACGCCACCATGAGCTACGACATGGACGGCGAGAAGATGGTCCAGGTCCTGCGGATCGGGCGCGAGAAGATGAGCGACAAGGGGACGACGTCGGCCGCGAAGCGGGTGGACCCGCTGCGCTCGCAGACCGGGCTGTCCCGCGCCGAGATCATCGACCGGCTGGTCGGCACGTTCACGAAGCTGTACGGGGCGACTCCCGGCGCGGTGACCGACGCCGAGCGCGAGAAGGCGCAGGAGCTGGTGCGGACGAAGTTCGCGACGAAGGAGTGGCTCGAGCGGGTGCCGTGA
- a CDS encoding GNAT family N-acetyltransferase, with protein sequence MAAPEVRNDTDEQQYSLVEDGEVIGLAAYEIDGDEIRFVHTEVDPEHRGGGHASILVQHALDDVRANSSRRVVAQCSYVHAWIERHPDYQELTTR encoded by the coding sequence ATGGCAGCACCCGAGGTCCGCAACGACACCGACGAACAGCAGTACTCCCTGGTCGAGGACGGCGAGGTCATCGGCCTCGCCGCGTACGAGATCGACGGCGACGAGATCCGCTTCGTGCACACCGAGGTCGATCCCGAGCACCGCGGTGGCGGGCACGCGTCGATCCTCGTGCAGCACGCGCTCGACGATGTGCGCGCGAACTCGTCACGACGGGTCGTCGCGCAGTGCAGCTACGTGCACGCCTGGATCGAGCGGCACCCGGACTACCAGGAGCTCACCACCCGCTGA
- a CDS encoding DNA-methyltransferase, whose amino-acid sequence MHTGDDRGPDRVVLGDALDVTPALADASFTVVYLDPPFNTGRYQRRHASSAVPSADGPVMGFHGRTYERVRGDLMRFDDRFEDYWTFLEPRLLEAWRLLTTDGTLYLHLDYRESHYAKVLLDALFGRDSFLNEIVWAYDYGAKSKSRWPTKHDTILVYVKDPSQYWFDSSAVDREPYMAPGLVTPEKRERGKLPTDVWWHTIVSPTGKEKTGYPTQKPEGVLRRIVQASSREGDWVLDFFAGSGTTGAVASALGRRYVLVDDNPAAIDVMRKRLPGASFEVAAV is encoded by the coding sequence GTGCACACGGGAGACGACCGAGGCCCGGACCGCGTCGTCCTCGGCGACGCGCTCGACGTGACCCCGGCGCTCGCCGACGCGTCGTTCACCGTCGTGTACCTCGACCCGCCGTTCAACACGGGGCGGTACCAGCGGCGGCATGCTTCGTCAGCGGTGCCGAGCGCCGACGGGCCGGTGATGGGGTTCCACGGACGGACCTACGAGCGGGTCCGCGGCGATCTGATGCGGTTCGACGACCGGTTCGAGGACTACTGGACGTTCCTCGAGCCACGGCTGCTCGAGGCCTGGCGACTCCTCACCACCGACGGCACCCTGTACCTGCACCTCGACTACCGCGAGTCGCACTACGCGAAGGTCCTGCTCGACGCGCTGTTCGGCCGCGACTCGTTCCTCAACGAGATCGTCTGGGCCTACGACTACGGCGCCAAGTCCAAGTCGCGGTGGCCGACCAAGCACGACACGATCCTGGTCTACGTGAAGGACCCGTCGCAGTACTGGTTCGACTCGTCGGCGGTCGACCGCGAGCCCTACATGGCACCCGGGCTCGTCACGCCCGAGAAGCGGGAGCGCGGCAAGCTGCCCACCGACGTCTGGTGGCACACGATCGTGTCGCCGACCGGCAAGGAGAAGACGGGCTACCCGACGCAGAAGCCCGAGGGCGTGCTGCGGCGGATCGTGCAGGCGTCGTCGCGCGAGGGCGACTGGGTGCTCGACTTCTTCGCCGGCAGCGGGACGACCGGCGCGGTGGCGTCGGCGCTCGGGCGACGGTACGTGCTGGTGGACGACAACCCGGCGGCGATCGACGTGATGCGGAAGCGCTTGCCGGGGGCGTCGTTCGAGGTCGCGGCGGTCTGA
- a CDS encoding alpha/beta hydrolase: MLGTIPFDEGAANSLITAATAADITLLFAASARRSAAEDAAADFSGAYADRFAEAAVAEAGDRVRLAGALGRLADAVQVVIGEAQRERERLADVDAWQGRETARQQADDEPLGIFEVKPTPMFDPKPSDVPIRPTPISASFSASDRPRTAGGSSMGRSSADPERLRTFVASARASDRGFSEHAEKLRTAWSGFTTDCSWAEVSSSTLLTGFDRYLQENASDADWIERIASAFERAGGSNGLSNTVLDFAAAATIPPSFRTLLTPGATPAEVAATWAGLGLTKGDEADLQALPLEVLAMLGNLEGIPYWARDTANHEVLDDRLARKNLDPDEREALKSIRASLGENRFLISLTGDVPPLAAVSIGDLDTATNVTWAVPGMASSTKTMTGWVQAAQNVADEQFKVDGPGNRAVIAWMGYDAPPAPPDLGVFNEDAAESGGAKLAASIRGLDAARAGDMPRTNVLAHSYGTTTASIGLTAPGVHVDSFTSIASAGIPQTIPTAEDIQADHVYAGQAQDTMVGIPGLGDQYAYIGRGFSVPYRLDPTNSSFGAETFGADGTDGFEPVKDHGVHTESGNGYLDPGTESLRNVAKTTTGHGDRVTPAE, translated from the coding sequence ATGTTGGGGACCATACCGTTCGACGAAGGCGCGGCGAACAGCCTGATCACGGCGGCGACGGCAGCGGACATCACGTTGCTGTTCGCAGCGTCCGCCCGTCGATCAGCCGCCGAGGATGCCGCAGCCGACTTCTCCGGCGCCTACGCGGACCGCTTCGCCGAAGCCGCGGTGGCCGAAGCCGGTGACCGTGTCCGCCTCGCCGGGGCGCTCGGTCGACTCGCCGACGCGGTGCAGGTCGTCATCGGTGAGGCCCAGCGGGAGCGCGAACGGCTGGCAGACGTCGACGCCTGGCAGGGGCGCGAGACCGCGCGACAGCAGGCCGACGACGAACCGCTGGGGATCTTCGAGGTCAAACCGACACCGATGTTCGACCCGAAGCCCTCGGACGTCCCGATCCGGCCCACACCGATCTCGGCGTCGTTCTCCGCGTCGGACCGCCCGCGAACTGCCGGCGGGTCGAGCATGGGCCGGAGTTCGGCGGACCCGGAGCGGCTCCGGACCTTCGTGGCGTCGGCGCGCGCCTCGGATCGCGGGTTCTCGGAGCATGCGGAGAAGCTGCGGACGGCGTGGTCCGGCTTCACGACCGACTGTTCCTGGGCGGAGGTGTCCAGTTCGACGCTCCTCACGGGGTTCGACCGGTACCTGCAGGAGAACGCTTCCGATGCCGATTGGATCGAACGGATCGCGTCCGCGTTCGAACGCGCCGGCGGGAGCAACGGTCTCTCGAACACCGTCCTCGACTTCGCCGCGGCCGCGACGATCCCCCCGTCGTTCCGGACCCTGCTCACACCAGGGGCCACGCCGGCCGAGGTCGCGGCGACCTGGGCGGGTCTCGGCCTGACGAAGGGCGACGAGGCAGACCTCCAGGCGTTGCCGCTCGAGGTGCTCGCCATGCTCGGGAACCTCGAGGGGATCCCGTACTGGGCGCGGGACACCGCGAACCACGAGGTCCTCGACGACCGACTCGCACGGAAGAACCTCGATCCCGATGAGCGCGAAGCGCTGAAGAGCATCCGGGCCAGCTTGGGGGAGAACCGGTTCCTCATCTCCCTGACGGGAGACGTCCCGCCCCTGGCCGCCGTCTCGATCGGCGACCTGGACACCGCGACCAACGTCACCTGGGCCGTTCCCGGAATGGCATCCAGTACCAAGACGATGACGGGGTGGGTCCAGGCCGCGCAGAACGTCGCGGACGAGCAGTTCAAGGTGGACGGCCCGGGAAACCGGGCGGTGATCGCCTGGATGGGCTACGACGCACCGCCGGCACCGCCCGACCTCGGCGTCTTCAACGAGGACGCGGCCGAGAGCGGCGGGGCGAAGCTCGCGGCATCGATCCGTGGGCTCGACGCCGCTCGTGCGGGCGACATGCCCCGGACCAACGTCCTGGCGCACTCGTACGGCACCACGACGGCGTCGATCGGGCTCACGGCACCTGGCGTCCACGTCGACTCGTTCACGTCGATCGCTTCCGCCGGCATCCCGCAGACCATCCCGACGGCGGAGGACATCCAGGCCGACCACGTCTACGCGGGACAGGCGCAGGACACGATGGTCGGCATCCCCGGGCTGGGCGACCAGTACGCGTACATCGGTAGGGGCTTCAGCGTGCCCTACCGACTCGACCCGACGAATTCCAGCTTCGGCGCGGAGACCTTCGGCGCGGACGGCACCGACGGCTTCGAACCGGTGAAGGACCACGGCGTGCACACGGAGAGCGGCAACGGCTACCTCGACCCGGGAACCGAGTCGCTGCGGAACGTGGCGAAGACGACGACCGGGCACGGCGACCGAGTGACACCGGCAGAGTGA
- a CDS encoding MDR family MFS transporter: protein MTQTATAPAAPTTASNVVMNHRQILLVIYGLMAGMFLGALDQTIVGTAIRTIGDDLHGLDQQAWVTTGYLIASTVTTPIYGKLSDIFGRRPLFITAIGIFILGSFAASFSTSMLMLAGFRALQGLGAGGLMSLPLAIMGDMLAPRERAKYQGYFLAVFGISSVIGPLVGGVFAGASELLFISGWRWVFLINVPIGVIALFMVLTFLHLPKFGDRGKPRIDWWGATLVIVTLVPLLLIAEQGREWGWSSPGAFACYGIGAAGLIAFIIVERAMGSDAILPMKLFGSRVFSMSAILSVLVGFGMFGAMLTIPLYLQIVKGVTPTESGFAMLPMVLGLMISSIASGQIISRTGNYQVFPITGTAFTALGFTVLTFLTADRPLWFLMLGMFGIGLGLGQLMQTLTLAAQNSVSPRDIGVATSAATFFRQIGGTMGTAVLLSVLFTLMPTNITAAMQNETDLKSALNAALTPSVANASENKGVMDQIWTKIVDPVQKNVQDGLNKGAVQAKEAADAAVTKQVTAAVQQQVAAGELPAAAADTVIAQQVDDAKPAAEQQALETAAAKANATVVDRTLQVDYSDEAQRENVVDEVAPTLIKQLKSGDSSASSSGSAATSDTSFLNGADKRLTRPFLVGFSDSAVRVYYVGLAVILLAFVLTWFFRVPPLRKTSALQEQADAARTADADAAAAGAGAGAGAGDGSGSAAVASSDSVPTSPDVPAQPRSARAAGSSDVSVLPNDVLPDDVLPNDAATEDTRAPLPDATTHGAHSAAAPVDEPPTTTGAIRTRAAHAAADPDADAEHQHGRHSAE, encoded by the coding sequence ATGACCCAGACGGCGACCGCCCCCGCGGCCCCCACCACGGCGTCCAACGTCGTGATGAACCACCGACAGATCCTGTTGGTGATCTACGGCCTGATGGCCGGCATGTTCCTCGGAGCCCTCGACCAGACGATCGTCGGCACCGCGATCCGCACCATCGGAGACGACCTGCACGGCCTCGACCAGCAGGCCTGGGTCACCACCGGGTACCTGATCGCCTCGACCGTGACGACGCCGATCTACGGCAAGCTCTCCGACATCTTCGGTCGGCGGCCGCTGTTCATCACGGCGATCGGCATCTTCATCCTCGGCTCGTTCGCGGCGTCGTTCTCGACCTCGATGCTCATGCTCGCCGGGTTCCGCGCGCTGCAGGGGCTCGGCGCCGGTGGTCTGATGTCCCTGCCGCTGGCGATCATGGGCGACATGCTCGCGCCCCGCGAGCGGGCGAAGTACCAGGGCTACTTCCTGGCCGTCTTCGGCATCTCGTCGGTGATCGGCCCGCTCGTCGGCGGTGTCTTCGCCGGCGCGAGCGAGCTGCTGTTCATCTCCGGTTGGCGCTGGGTGTTCCTGATCAACGTGCCGATCGGCGTCATCGCGCTGTTCATGGTGCTGACGTTCCTGCACCTGCCCAAGTTCGGCGACCGCGGCAAGCCCCGCATCGACTGGTGGGGCGCCACGCTCGTCATCGTCACCCTCGTACCGCTGCTGCTCATCGCCGAGCAGGGCCGCGAGTGGGGCTGGAGCTCCCCCGGCGCCTTCGCCTGCTACGGCATCGGTGCTGCCGGGCTGATCGCGTTCATCATCGTCGAACGGGCGATGGGCAGTGACGCGATCCTCCCGATGAAGCTGTTCGGTTCGCGGGTGTTCTCGATGTCCGCGATCCTGTCCGTACTCGTCGGCTTCGGGATGTTCGGCGCGATGCTGACGATCCCGCTGTACCTGCAGATCGTGAAGGGCGTCACCCCGACCGAGTCCGGGTTCGCGATGCTCCCGATGGTGCTCGGCCTGATGATCTCGTCGATCGCCTCGGGGCAGATCATCTCGCGGACCGGCAACTACCAGGTCTTCCCGATCACCGGCACCGCCTTCACCGCGCTCGGCTTCACGGTGCTGACCTTCCTGACCGCCGACCGTCCCCTCTGGTTCCTGATGCTCGGCATGTTCGGCATCGGCCTCGGGCTCGGGCAGCTCATGCAGACGCTGACCCTGGCGGCGCAGAACTCGGTGTCCCCGCGGGACATCGGCGTCGCGACCAGCGCCGCGACGTTCTTCCGGCAGATCGGCGGCACCATGGGCACCGCCGTGCTGCTGTCGGTCCTGTTCACCCTGATGCCGACGAACATCACCGCGGCGATGCAGAACGAGACCGACCTGAAGAGCGCGTTGAACGCCGCGCTCACGCCGTCGGTGGCGAACGCGTCCGAGAACAAGGGCGTGATGGACCAGATATGGACGAAGATCGTCGATCCCGTGCAGAAGAACGTGCAGGACGGCCTGAACAAGGGCGCCGTGCAGGCGAAGGAAGCCGCCGATGCCGCCGTCACGAAGCAGGTCACGGCCGCCGTGCAGCAGCAGGTCGCCGCGGGCGAGCTCCCCGCCGCCGCAGCCGACACCGTCATCGCCCAGCAGGTCGACGACGCCAAGCCGGCCGCCGAGCAGCAGGCCCTCGAGACGGCTGCGGCCAAGGCGAACGCGACCGTCGTCGACCGCACGCTGCAGGTGGACTACTCGGACGAGGCACAACGCGAGAACGTCGTCGACGAGGTCGCGCCGACGCTCATCAAGCAGCTCAAGAGCGGTGACTCGAGTGCGAGCTCGTCCGGTTCCGCAGCGACGAGCGACACCTCGTTCCTGAACGGCGCGGACAAGCGGCTCACCCGTCCGTTCCTGGTCGGGTTCAGCGACTCGGCCGTCCGCGTGTACTACGTCGGGCTCGCGGTGATCCTGCTCGCGTTCGTGCTGACCTGGTTCTTCCGGGTGCCGCCGCTGCGCAAGACGTCGGCGCTGCAGGAGCAGGCGGACGCCGCGCGGACCGCTGACGCCGACGCTGCGGCAGCCGGTGCTGGTGCCGGTGCCGGTGCCGGCGACGGATCGGGTTCGGCCGCGGTCGCCTCGTCGGACTCGGTCCCGACCTCGCCCGACGTACCCGCCCAGCCCCGGTCGGCTCGCGCTGCCGGTTCGTCCGACGTGTCGGTGCTGCCGAACGACGTGCTGCCCGACGACGTGCTGCCGAACGACGCCGCCACGGAGGACACCCGTGCTCCGCTGCCCGACGCCACGACGCACGGCGCACACTCGGCGGCAGCGCCGGTCGACGAGCCCCCGACGACGACCGGTGCGATCCGGACCAGGGCCGCCCATGCGGCAGCGGACCCGGACGCTGACGCGGAACACCAGCACGGGCGGCACTCGGCCGAGTAG
- a CDS encoding glycoside hydrolase 5 family protein, translating to MTTATRFGVNYVPSTDWMFQWQSVEESAIRRDLEAIATLGLDHVRLFPLWPTLQPNRTLIRRRALDDVALVVDIAAEFGLDASVDVVQGHMSGFDFIPAWLVNWHDGNMFTDQPAIDAQAALVAAVYDAVRDRPNFTGLTLGNELNQFQPPNPAAMPADTAQVTHWLESLLGAPRDKDPRHVVTHSENDHLWYRDGHPFVPAHASRLGDVTTVHSWIFNGVAGRYGALSDESVRHAEWMIELARAFATDLDRPVWLQEVGAPDRHLAESEMPEFLARTVAAALTTERLHAVTWWCSHDVSRDLGDFKDLEYSLGLLDVDNRVKPLGRRYAEVVADARRSAPAPTPRTSAVVVDVDEADLPLRRTDLAPGGPVFERWHRLRAAGEAVTVVTSRTATEPAALAARGVTRVVETAAV from the coding sequence ATGACCACCGCCACGCGCTTCGGCGTGAACTACGTGCCCTCGACCGACTGGATGTTCCAGTGGCAGTCGGTCGAGGAATCCGCGATCCGCCGTGACCTCGAGGCGATCGCCACCCTCGGCCTCGACCACGTCCGGCTGTTCCCGCTGTGGCCGACGCTGCAGCCGAACCGCACGCTCATCCGACGACGGGCCCTCGACGACGTGGCACTGGTGGTCGACATCGCCGCCGAGTTCGGGCTGGACGCCAGCGTCGACGTCGTCCAGGGGCACATGTCCGGGTTCGACTTCATCCCGGCGTGGCTCGTGAACTGGCACGACGGCAACATGTTCACCGACCAGCCGGCGATCGACGCGCAGGCCGCCCTGGTCGCCGCCGTGTACGACGCCGTGCGCGACCGCCCGAACTTCACCGGCCTGACCCTGGGCAACGAGCTCAACCAGTTCCAGCCGCCGAACCCCGCCGCGATGCCGGCCGACACCGCGCAGGTGACGCACTGGCTCGAGTCCCTGCTCGGAGCGCCCCGCGACAAGGACCCGCGGCACGTCGTCACGCACTCCGAGAACGACCACCTCTGGTACCGCGACGGCCACCCGTTCGTGCCGGCGCACGCCAGCCGACTCGGTGACGTCACGACGGTGCACTCCTGGATCTTCAACGGCGTGGCCGGTCGGTACGGCGCACTCTCCGATGAGTCCGTGCGGCACGCCGAGTGGATGATCGAGCTGGCCCGCGCCTTCGCCACCGACCTCGACCGACCGGTCTGGCTGCAGGAGGTCGGGGCCCCCGACCGGCACCTCGCCGAGTCCGAGATGCCGGAGTTCCTCGCGCGCACCGTCGCCGCGGCCCTGACCACCGAGCGCCTGCACGCGGTCACGTGGTGGTGCTCGCACGACGTCTCCCGCGACCTCGGCGACTTCAAGGACCTGGAGTACTCGCTCGGCCTGCTCGACGTCGACAACCGCGTCAAGCCACTCGGTCGTCGCTACGCCGAGGTCGTCGCCGATGCCCGGCGCTCCGCTCCGGCCCCGACCCCACGGACGAGTGCCGTCGTGGTCGACGTCGACGAGGCCGACCTGCCGCTCCGTCGGACGGACCTGGCACCGGGCGGCCCCGTCTTCGAGCGCTGGCACCGCCTGCGCGCCGCCGGCGAGGCCGTGACCGTCGTGACGAGCCGCACAGCAACCGAGCCCGCAGCGCTGGCGGCACGGGGTGTGACCCGGGTCGTGGAGACCGCAGCGGTCTGA
- a CDS encoding LacI family DNA-binding transcriptional regulator, with translation MSDTTAGAVDRRRVTIAQVAKRAGVSTSAVSHVFNGRPNVSAATAARIRKAADDLNWRPNLASRKLSGNAGHSLGLVLARSRDTFQRDPFTMRLIAGLTEPLAAIGWSLSVTLVQADDEAAVYRQWWTEQRVDGFLLVDVRTDDPRIPMLQHLAAPAVMLGAPIPGSTVPAVTVGDADATESLLDHLGSLGHRRIARVGDGPALAHTGARDARFTAAAARRGVDALVLGWRADAEDPVADLLARLDRATAIVLDGEAIAAEVIAHAPELGVRVPEDLSVVAWEDSWVSSIVRPSLTALDAPVEESARTAVALVERLVRGDEVDDAEVGGRALHVRGSTGPAPTTAATAP, from the coding sequence ATGAGCGACACCACCGCCGGAGCCGTCGACCGCCGCCGCGTGACCATCGCGCAGGTCGCCAAGCGCGCCGGCGTCTCGACCTCGGCGGTCTCGCACGTGTTCAACGGCCGGCCGAACGTCTCCGCCGCCACCGCGGCCCGCATCCGCAAGGCCGCCGACGACCTGAACTGGCGGCCGAACCTGGCGAGCCGCAAGCTCTCCGGCAACGCGGGGCACAGCCTCGGGCTGGTCCTCGCCCGCTCGCGCGACACCTTCCAGCGCGACCCGTTCACGATGCGGCTGATCGCCGGCCTGACCGAGCCCCTCGCCGCGATCGGGTGGTCACTGTCCGTCACGCTCGTGCAGGCCGACGACGAAGCCGCCGTCTACCGCCAGTGGTGGACCGAGCAGCGGGTCGACGGCTTCCTGCTCGTCGACGTCCGCACCGACGACCCCCGCATCCCGATGCTGCAGCACCTGGCGGCGCCGGCCGTCATGCTCGGCGCGCCGATCCCCGGCAGCACCGTCCCGGCGGTCACGGTGGGCGACGCCGACGCGACCGAGTCCCTGCTCGACCACCTCGGTTCGCTCGGGCACCGCCGGATCGCCCGCGTCGGGGACGGCCCGGCGCTCGCCCACACCGGCGCCCGCGACGCCCGCTTCACCGCCGCGGCCGCACGTCGGGGCGTGGACGCGCTCGTGCTCGGGTGGCGCGCCGACGCCGAGGACCCGGTGGCCGACCTGCTCGCCCGCCTCGACCGCGCCACCGCGATCGTCCTGGACGGCGAGGCGATCGCGGCAGAGGTGATCGCGCACGCCCCCGAGCTCGGCGTCCGCGTGCCCGAGGACCTGTCCGTCGTCGCGTGGGAGGACTCGTGGGTCTCGTCGATCGTGCGTCCGTCGCTGACCGCCCTCGACGCCCCCGTCGAGGAGTCCGCCCGCACCGCGGTGGCCCTGGTCGAACGCCTCGTCCGTGGCGACGAGGTCGACGATGCCGAGGTCGGCGGGCGCGCCCTGCACGTCCGCGGCTCGACCGGCCCCGCGCCCACCACCGCCGCCACCGCTCCCTGA
- a CDS encoding ABC transporter substrate-binding protein — MTDGISRRTLIGAGLGAGILAPILAGCSALTPASSGPGTLSVHTQLSGAVAGAQTFTDVVAAYRRRTDRKVALLSNGSDLPIVFETSSLAGKEADVAIVNMVGRTLSWTGEDATIDVSRYLDEWDLRDKIIPEALEEWTDDQGRLRAFPFTRTNWPVSYNTALLEEAGVSEIPTTSDALIAAADRLRSAGIGPVAVGGSDWSGQKLLMQVIQGFVSQDEAAEVFSTGRISESAGAVRGVEHFVELRDAGVFVDSVQGFTSDSELTQFTTRKAAIVPAMSSALALVSKERAEEVTVGGWPVPSEDAAIAHPSVIKSYNGHGIWISENGRAKLDLVKPFVQYLYSSAVTSEFILDSGRDMSRITDTVSRDFPLVAQASKLTDDQVTPVMLPDLLVPDSAYEPMIRATSLAYGSGTSAERIIDLFERAYTAA; from the coding sequence GTGACGGACGGCATCAGTAGGCGCACCCTCATCGGAGCCGGGCTCGGCGCCGGCATCCTCGCGCCGATCCTGGCCGGGTGCAGCGCGCTCACCCCGGCCTCGAGCGGCCCGGGCACGCTGAGCGTGCACACCCAGCTCAGCGGCGCGGTCGCCGGCGCGCAGACGTTCACGGACGTCGTCGCCGCCTACCGTCGTCGCACGGACCGCAAGGTGGCCCTGCTCTCGAACGGGTCGGACCTGCCGATCGTCTTCGAGACGAGTTCGCTCGCCGGCAAGGAAGCGGACGTCGCGATCGTGAACATGGTCGGGCGCACGCTGTCCTGGACGGGCGAGGACGCCACGATCGACGTCTCCCGGTACCTCGACGAGTGGGACCTGCGCGACAAGATCATCCCCGAGGCGCTCGAGGAGTGGACCGACGACCAGGGTCGACTCCGGGCCTTCCCGTTCACGCGGACGAACTGGCCGGTGTCGTACAACACGGCGCTGCTCGAGGAAGCCGGCGTGAGCGAGATCCCGACGACCTCGGACGCACTCATCGCCGCCGCCGACCGCCTGCGCTCCGCCGGCATCGGGCCGGTCGCCGTCGGCGGGTCGGACTGGAGCGGCCAGAAGCTCCTCATGCAGGTCATCCAGGGGTTCGTGTCGCAGGACGAAGCGGCGGAGGTCTTCTCCACGGGCAGGATCTCGGAGAGCGCCGGTGCCGTCCGCGGCGTCGAGCACTTCGTCGAGCTCCGCGATGCCGGGGTCTTCGTCGACTCGGTGCAGGGCTTCACCTCGGACTCCGAACTGACGCAGTTCACCACCCGCAAGGCCGCCATCGTCCCCGCGATGTCCTCCGCCCTCGCGCTGGTGTCGAAGGAGCGCGCGGAGGAGGTCACCGTCGGTGGGTGGCCGGTGCCGTCGGAGGACGCCGCCATCGCGCACCCGAGCGTCATCAAGAGCTACAACGGCCACGGCATCTGGATCAGCGAGAACGGCCGGGCGAAGCTCGACCTCGTCAAGCCGTTCGTGCAGTACCTGTACTCGTCGGCGGTGACGAGCGAGTTCATCCTCGACTCCGGCCGGGACATGAGCCGGATCACCGACACCGTCAGCCGCGACTTCCCGCTCGTCGCCCAGGCGTCGAAGCTCACCGACGACCAGGTCACCCCGGTGATGCTGCCCGACCTGCTCGTGCCCGACTCGGCGTACGAGCCGATGATCCGCGCGACCAGCCTGGCCTACGGCTCGGGCACCTCGGCCGAGCGCATCATCGACCTCTTCGAGCGCGCCTACACGGCCGCCTGA